A window of Streptomyces gilvosporeus contains these coding sequences:
- a CDS encoding cyclic nucleotide-binding domain-containing protein: MASAQDLFDAMPPDRRRKLTDIAREVSLPRETRLFEEGRRADRFWIIRSGKVALDQHVPGRRAAVVETLGRGELLGWSWLFPPYLWHLGAGTTGPVEAVEFDAAVVRDLCESDPVLGRAVYRYVAETVADRLHHTRVRLLDLYGPQGSGPNI, from the coding sequence ATGGCCAGTGCGCAGGACCTGTTCGATGCGATGCCGCCGGACCGGCGCCGGAAACTGACCGACATCGCCCGCGAGGTGTCCCTGCCCCGCGAGACCCGCCTGTTCGAGGAGGGCCGGCGGGCCGACCGCTTCTGGATCATCCGCAGCGGAAAGGTCGCCCTCGACCAGCACGTACCCGGCCGCCGGGCGGCGGTCGTGGAGACCCTCGGCCGCGGTGAGCTGCTCGGCTGGTCCTGGCTCTTCCCGCCCTACCTGTGGCACCTGGGCGCGGGGACCACCGGCCCGGTGGAGGCCGTGGAATTCGACGCCGCGGTGGTCCGCGACCTGTGCGAGTCCGATCCCGTTCTGGGCCGGGCGGTGTACCGCTATGTCGCCGAGACCGTCGCCGACCGGCTGCACCACACCCGGGTGCGGCTGCTCGACCTCTACGGTCCCCAGGGCAGCGGCCCGAACATCTGA
- a CDS encoding NHLP bacteriocin export ABC transporter permease/ATPase subunit, whose product MGALGTPVDCTGLRSVPLEGPHVLWLVTGGALDLFAVDTVQEGHWHFLGRLETGTLLLGPVQGPQHTLLGRPSQDCTLRRIPLRELPRPEYGHEGGYGYEDGYDPNGTLGGGAPSALEHAFALGTARSLGVLFEAPLEGRPGDDAVADDDILWMPVPPGSVQYGASYSAEAAGDLLVDAAMWQQMVNQQYRLLSAVDRWIEQLERAHEDRTAAGIKAGEAVRERADQALLASIGRQDRGGRGGSEDRATADATFAVCRTVAEAAGITLTEPPRGGAVNDRITPVERIAVSSRIRTRAVRLGHRWWRTDTGPLVGHRAKSGAPVALLWRRGGYEAVNPASGLRIRIGKDNADEFASNAVMFYRPLPERSMTMWRLMRFSLRNTRMDLRNLMLSGLVTVGLGALVPIATGKVLGVYVPAAERSLIVQVALAVIISSVVTAAFMLLQNLTVLRMEGRIEAALQPAVWDRLLRLPTRFFTERSTGELASAAMGISGIRRVLSGIGPVAVQSVTLGAMNLVLLLVYSVPLALAAIGMLVVIGAVFLAMGLWELRWQRRLIKLSNKLNNQAFQTLRGLPKLRVAAAESFAYAAWAREFARSRELQQKAGRIKNLTTVLNAVYLPLCTLTMFMLLAGPARGSMSAGSFLTFSTSMTMLLTSVTQITGAFVSAAAALPMFEQIKPVLDETPEVRGGSAQPGTLTGALEAKKLSFRYTDDGPLVLDDVSLEVRPGEFVAIVGPSGCGKSTLLRLLIGFDRPTSGSVLYDGQDLAALDQAAVRRQCGVVLQNAQPLTGSILDCICGAESFTPEEAMEAAEMAGLAEDIKRMPMGLHTMIAGGGAISGGQRQRLMIAQALIRRPRILFFDEATSALDNETQRIVIDSTRKLSASRLVIAHRLSTVMDADRVIVMEQGRVVEQGAPAALLADTGGHLHELVRRQLT is encoded by the coding sequence ATGGGCGCACTGGGCACCCCCGTCGACTGCACCGGACTGCGCAGCGTCCCCCTGGAAGGCCCGCACGTCCTGTGGCTGGTCACCGGCGGCGCCCTCGACCTCTTCGCCGTGGACACCGTCCAGGAAGGCCACTGGCACTTCCTCGGCCGGCTCGAAACCGGCACCCTGCTGCTCGGCCCCGTCCAGGGCCCGCAGCACACCCTCCTCGGCCGCCCCTCGCAGGACTGCACGCTGCGCCGCATCCCGCTGCGCGAACTGCCGCGCCCCGAGTACGGCCACGAGGGCGGCTACGGATACGAGGACGGCTACGACCCCAACGGGACCCTGGGCGGCGGCGCACCCTCCGCCCTGGAGCACGCCTTCGCGCTGGGCACCGCCCGCAGCCTGGGCGTGCTCTTCGAGGCCCCGCTGGAGGGCCGGCCCGGCGACGACGCGGTCGCCGACGACGACATCCTGTGGATGCCGGTGCCGCCCGGCAGCGTCCAGTACGGCGCCTCCTACAGCGCGGAGGCGGCGGGCGATCTGCTCGTCGACGCCGCGATGTGGCAGCAGATGGTCAATCAGCAATACCGGCTGCTGTCGGCGGTGGACCGCTGGATCGAGCAGCTGGAGCGGGCGCACGAGGACCGTACGGCGGCCGGCATCAAGGCGGGCGAGGCGGTCCGCGAACGGGCCGACCAGGCGCTGCTGGCCTCCATCGGCCGCCAGGACCGCGGCGGCCGCGGCGGATCCGAGGACCGCGCCACCGCCGACGCCACCTTCGCGGTCTGCCGTACGGTCGCCGAGGCCGCCGGGATCACCCTGACCGAGCCCCCCAGGGGCGGCGCGGTCAACGACCGCATCACCCCCGTCGAGCGGATCGCCGTCAGCTCCCGTATCCGCACCCGTGCGGTCCGCCTGGGCCACCGCTGGTGGCGGACGGACACCGGCCCCCTGGTCGGCCACCGTGCCAAATCCGGCGCTCCGGTCGCGCTGCTGTGGCGCCGCGGCGGCTACGAGGCCGTCAACCCGGCGTCCGGGCTGCGCATCCGGATCGGCAAGGACAATGCCGACGAGTTCGCATCGAACGCCGTGATGTTCTACCGCCCGCTGCCCGAGCGGTCGATGACGATGTGGCGGCTGATGCGCTTCAGCCTGCGCAACACCCGGATGGACCTGCGCAATCTGATGCTCAGCGGCCTGGTGACGGTCGGCCTCGGCGCGCTGGTCCCGATCGCCACCGGCAAGGTGCTCGGCGTCTACGTACCGGCCGCCGAGCGCAGCCTGATCGTCCAGGTCGCCCTCGCCGTCATCATCAGCAGCGTCGTCACCGCCGCCTTCATGCTGCTCCAGAACCTCACCGTGCTGCGGATGGAAGGCCGGATCGAAGCCGCCCTCCAGCCCGCCGTATGGGACCGGCTGCTGCGGCTGCCCACCCGCTTCTTCACCGAACGCTCCACCGGCGAGCTGGCCAGCGCCGCCATGGGCATCAGCGGCATCCGCCGGGTGCTGTCCGGCATCGGCCCGGTGGCCGTGCAGTCGGTCACGCTCGGCGCGATGAACCTCGTCCTGCTGCTCGTGTACAGCGTGCCGCTGGCGCTCGCGGCGATCGGGATGCTGGTCGTCATCGGCGCGGTGTTCCTCGCCATGGGCCTGTGGGAACTGCGCTGGCAGCGACGGCTGATCAAACTCTCCAACAAGCTCAACAACCAGGCGTTCCAGACCCTGCGCGGACTGCCCAAACTGCGCGTCGCGGCGGCGGAGAGCTTCGCGTACGCCGCCTGGGCCCGCGAGTTCGCCCGCTCCCGGGAACTCCAGCAGAAGGCCGGCCGGATCAAGAACCTGACCACCGTCCTCAACGCCGTCTATCTGCCGCTGTGCACGCTGACCATGTTCATGCTGCTGGCCGGACCGGCCCGCGGCAGCATGTCGGCCGGATCCTTTCTGACCTTCAGCACCTCCATGACCATGCTGCTGACCTCGGTCACCCAGATCACCGGCGCCTTCGTCTCGGCCGCCGCCGCGCTGCCGATGTTCGAGCAGATCAAACCGGTCCTGGACGAGACCCCCGAGGTCCGCGGCGGCAGCGCCCAGCCCGGCACCCTCACCGGCGCCCTGGAGGCCAAGAAGCTCTCCTTCCGCTACACCGACGACGGCCCGCTGGTCCTCGACGACGTCTCCCTGGAGGTGCGGCCCGGCGAGTTCGTGGCGATCGTCGGCCCCAGCGGCTGCGGCAAGTCCACGCTGCTGCGGCTGCTGATCGGTTTCGACCGGCCCACCTCCGGCAGCGTGCTCTACGACGGCCAGGACCTGGCCGCACTCGACCAGGCCGCGGTGCGCCGCCAGTGCGGGGTGGTGCTCCAGAACGCCCAGCCGCTCACCGGCTCCATCCTGGACTGCATCTGCGGCGCCGAGTCCTTCACCCCGGAGGAGGCCATGGAGGCGGCCGAGATGGCGGGCCTGGCCGAGGACATCAAGCGGATGCCGATGGGGCTGCACACGATGATCGCCGGGGGCGGTGCGATCTCCGGCGGGCAGCGGCAGCGGCTGATGATCGCCCAGGCGCTGATCCGCCGCCCGCGGATCCTCTTCTTCGACGAGGCCACCAGCGCCCTGGACAACGAGACCCAGCGCATCGTCATCGACAGCACCCGCAAACTCAGCGCCAGCCGGCTGGTGATCGCCCACCGGCTGTCCACCGTCATGGACGCCGACCGGGTCATCGTGATGGAGCAGGGCCGCGTCGTCGAGCAGGGCGCCCCCGCCGCTCTGCTGGCCGACACCGGCGGGCACCTCCATGAGCTGGTGCGCCGTCAGCTGACCTGA